Sequence from the Nymphaea colorata isolate Beijing-Zhang1983 chromosome 9, ASM883128v2, whole genome shotgun sequence genome:
gagatcTCTACCATGTTGCACTAAATTGGGAACTAGTAGAAGTAGCAGTCTCCTAGGCTGTTTGAATATCTGAATACCACCCGGTCGGTGTAGAAGAAGAGATGGTGGCTAAATCGCCCACAaaggatgaaaagaaaatggccGTGCTCAATCCGAATCTCGTCCGGGAGACCGTGAAGAAGGTAGGGGAGAGGAGAGAAGTCCGGTACAGAGGTTGCTTTAGCATTCTTCTTGAATAGTTTGTaaagtcttgttgttgttgttgttgtgcATCTGAAGGTTGATAGAGCGATGGCCAGATTGCAAGAACTGCAATTTGCTGTAACGGGAGGCAATAAAGTGATTTCTGGTGTAACACTCAGTCCCAGGAGCACCAGAGGGTACATAAGAACCAGTATGAGATGCAAGCAGGAATCCCTCAGGTTTGACAATGGCATATACCTTCAGAACAAGAAGctggagtttttttttcccttctgtGGCTTTCATCTTCAGTttacttatttttcttcattttttacattttatctTCCTCTTTGCGGTTCAAGGATCCGGAACTCCTCCGCCAGAAGAGGTGCGACTTCGAAGATAGCTCCATGTTCTAGCGGTATGTCAGTGTCATTGTTTAGTTGAATaatttctttcccttccttGCAATCTTTTCGCTAGGTTTCTCTATCTCGTTGTTTAGAGAGGTGGTGATTGGTTTCCCTGAAACAGGTGAATGGCGGAGAATGTCGTTGCCGGCAATGCTGATTGGTGAGACGGTGGGAGAGATTCTTCAGGCGAGTAAATTTGCAAAAGATGTTGTGGATGCTGTTTCCGGGGCGCTTTCGCTTAACGGGAGTGGTGCAGACGATCCCAAAACGCCTATCTCTGCCGGAGCCAAGGTGGCCACTAACACCAACTTGGACAAGCGAGAGCttcaaatgaaaaggaagagggagaagcaGAAAAGCAGCAGCCGAGGTTCccctggtggtggtggtggtggtgggagaTCGCCAACCACGGCGACGACGAGGAGAAGAAAAGCTCACACTCGAATAAACTTTGGAGCCACCGGCGCTGGAAACGAAAAAGAGAGATGTCCACCGACGGCGAAAAGGGAAAACCATTCTGTTCAACGAGTTTCGCCAAGAGGCAGGCCCTGGGCTGGCAAGGCAGTTCTGTTTCCCAACCCCACGTTTCTCTCCGCCGGCacctcttctcctccttcctcttcccgCAATCTCAAACCTGCCTGCAAAACAAGGTCTCCTGTGACGGCAGCAAGCAGTAAGGTGGGCGTGTTGCATGATGCTCCTGCACTGCATCCGCCTCACAAGTTCGCAATCAAATCACCATCAACATTAGCGTCAAAATTCGCCGTGAAGATCAAGTCCCCTCCCGTTTCCGTCGTTTCTCTTTCCCCACAGTCAAGATCggcacaaaagaagaagaaatcatctCCTCCGCCGACGAAGAACAAAGGTAACAATATGCCAAGGATATCCAAGGCCACCAAATTGCGCCTATCGCTATCTCCGTCCAATTTTGCAAAGAGGTTAGCATCTCCGATGAAGATCATCTCCCCGTCGGTTCGACGGGCGAAATCCCCAACTTCGCCGACCGCGAGAATCACGCCTTCGAAGAAGAAATCCCCGCAGCCTCGTCCTCCTTCtcagatgatgatgacgatgatgtcCAGCTCTGCGAAGTTTCGCAGGTCTTTCTCGCCGTCGAATCTGGCTAAGAGGTTTGCTTCACCGCTGAAGAACAGGACCACCAACCGTTCTTCCCTTCCAACAGACAAGAATCCAAACATGGGGATTCCCGTTCCAGCGATTACCAGCCGACCGAGTTGCTGCCTAAAACAGAGACCACCACCTTCGGTAAAGTTATTGAGCGCGTCGATGGTTGCTGATCATTGAAGGGGTGTCGTTTGGACATTTACTTGATGTCTGTACCTGAGAGGGGGCGAAAAGACGGAAGCTTTTACTTAGACGCTGGAGTCGATTTTCTCTcaacttgttttccttttctctttggaTAATCCCGGCCACTGGTATAAATTCATTGTTGTACATCTAAAGAGCATTTTTTCCGCTTTGTTACTAAAGCGTTAAAGAGTAAATAAACCCGTGGAG
This genomic interval carries:
- the LOC116260845 gene encoding probable microtubule-binding protein TANGLED, which translates into the protein MVAKSPTKDEKKMAVLNPNLVRETVKKVDRAMARLQELQFAVTGGNKVISGVTLSPRSTRGYIRTSMRCKQESLRIRNSSARRGATSKIAPCSSGEWRRMSLPAMLIGETVGEILQASKFAKDVVDAVSGALSLNGSGADDPKTPISAGAKVATNTNLDKRELQMKRKREKQKSSSRGSPGGGGGGGRSPTTATTRRRKAHTRINFGATGAGNEKERCPPTAKRENHSVQRVSPRGRPWAGKAVLFPNPTFLSAGTSSPPSSSRNLKPACKTRSPVTAASSKVGVLHDAPALHPPHKFAIKSPSTLASKFAVKIKSPPVSVVSLSPQSRSAQKKKKSSPPPTKNKGNNMPRISKATKLRLSLSPSNFAKRLASPMKIISPSVRRAKSPTSPTARITPSKKKSPQPRPPSQMMMTMMSSSAKFRRSFSPSNLAKRFASPLKNRTTNRSSLPTDKNPNMGIPVPAITSRPSCCLKQRPPPSVKLLSASMVADH